One window of the Megalops cyprinoides isolate fMegCyp1 chromosome 2, fMegCyp1.pri, whole genome shotgun sequence genome contains the following:
- the LOC118795715 gene encoding ankyrin repeat domain-containing protein 12-like isoform X3, whose translation MAKPGTGTMVEKQAGRKSKDKISSYTKTPKLDQSGLLGKEMKPKSSMKRKLAFAISPPRNEERESDTDKDGPEKKKGKKETGSKKSTPVNILFGYPLSERKQMALLMQMTARDNSPDSTPSNLSQAAPVQKKSPSATSSRHKDKVNKRNERGETALHMAAIRGDAEQVKELIAAGADVNVKDFAGWTPLHEACNLGYYDVAKVLIAAGAEVNTQGLDDDTPLHDASSSGHKDIVKLLLQHGGNAFQANKRGERPVDVADSKELEKLLKGEAPLADSDNSSSESEEPSGVDDNKEYTDIDSKQKNGTEESASRPGLDEYEFKDEEEEEEEEKEDSSKSLNKRHMLRREPRQQEKDERDRNRFGAKQDRDRPPRTCKLKNQKTACVLYCSSEGSSDETSSERRSSSVCSLVSEGHAAEGRAKKETNPTAEQKQKGKVKIKNKNQSKNKENQELKEDRDENSKVMFLSSAVAGLENPDKTREEDSFKMSFSPKDEDSVHLFHLSSVMSPKRNHSTTDKMSTPLKLENLGSPSQVDSMKYNHHVEPDTSMETSSTRGFKHKEKSKHHHKDLSLDHEENTLDSTESALQKTDKEGKIIKKHKLKHQENERHRKENETETEKEKHRQSDYGKDGRKNLEFDREFWKENFFKSDENDELLLERTESPPSAQKTTEVSLVKEERAVKEKHPHSKDKRQKDEQEKDRDSKKEKELPCKEERRKEVDVSKQEDRMDCCVPYYGSEDSPHNTGVKEELEDQPITGTDAEEKLLDTPERGAQDKMEKRFFGKEKESEKVDKKHSDREKRIKTQHFSDKNELPNCREKWREREKAASSHSPIEKNHKESEKAKASLLLKKPEDNQKSKDKLDRKIEKEKQEKERYLAENRNKEKNGTDKKGKTSEKVTDIGRLDRLREKERDCEKKKKDKIKDITSSSSNLKLVLEEKKNIVSESNKTFHEKVKLKEEMQRALEKDGRERDGDRDADKYRERDRPKEKSQQMKTSKTKVTEVEAERTKPKSLPAPKNTRQKEKRLVNDDLMQTSFERMLSLKDQEIEQWHRKHKEKIKQKERERMKHQPGPELSKLKNKDKLKSSSGEPCVSQETVKEATSAKTLSLDTKSLSHAGKTGLCLENSINHSPRPETEKSGLMSRSASLISVASSEDSCQAAALTPRPLTEHDSDSMLEGLDSQPSILQSSSTMLSGESAAIHEKESEGSLDLVHRNRSSLLSRQESPTPRSKLDEDGKPVISGDRGYNEPCRDDAVSSGEHSQASAPVNSLASAQGSHSSQALLPRLGNCSSGKENLGNDSDNERNNPSCHLSLNNSSVSNRREPSLKDSDQAGSARISLSHSDASQWPATDVRLPGIAGPVLETNDQCTLAEDSRAEGLTETTASEVTSVQTKESLPVDTTGVFSLRHPSQKSLSTMGMTSDCCGENEDVCSDCSVILLQREERGLLLPSEPKANPTLYEDTLCTAGGKFEDQRMENGICDLSGRAKSGWESSTGPLTNSISSTTDSTEDCSLNASASSTEANDTQEGMETDGVVTDYTKQKPLKETIRSSGFQSYKNESGNRVLSTVLESSPDCKHQIEEMADGLNSEGKSGSGEMGENMSLPAEGGLQAHIITDVEIKLGEETSAILAPPEEKLQHLHQGACDSMHSSAPGDLCKEHSGVPSGHPPQAGDGASDASGAKTKVRLLEDDDAQVQHPRKRKLHRVLQPILPGLTLQQSKEKTQQSLAAIVDSLKLEEIQPYQTERANPYYEFLHIRKKIEEKRKVLCSVIPQAPQYYDEYVTFNGSYLLDGNPLSKLCIPTITPPPSLPEPLKEMFKQQEVVRMKLRLQHSIEREKLIVSNEQEVLRVHYRAARTLANQSLPFSACTVLLDAEVYNMPPDAQGDDCKTSVRDRFNARQFMSWLQDVDDKFDKLKTCLLMRQQHEAAALNAVQRLEWQLKLQELDPTAYKSTSIFEIPEFYIPLVDVSDDFELAPI comes from the exons ATGGCCAAGCCTGGGACTGGCACCATGGTGGAAAAACAAGCAGGAAGGAAG aGCAAAGATAAAATTTCCTCTTACACCAAGACTCCGAAGCTGGATCAGAGCGGGCTTTTGGGAAAGGAGATGAAACCAAAGTCTTCCATGAAACGCAAACTTGCCTTTGCTATCAGTCCTCCACGAAATGAGGAGCGGGAGTCTGACACAG ATAAAGATGGTccagaaaagaagaaagggaagaaggaAACGGGAAGCAAGAAGTCGACGCCAGTGAACATTCTGTTCGGTTACCCCCTGTCTGAGAGGAAGCAGATGGCACTTCTAATGCAGATGACGGCAAGGGACAACAGCCCAG ACTCCACCCCTAGCAACCTGTCGCAGGCGGCGCCGGTGCAGAAGAAGAGCCCCAGCGCTACGTCGTCCCGGCACAAGGACAAGGTCAACAAGAGGAACGAGAGAGGCGAGACCGCCCTGCACATGGCCGCCATTCGAGGCGACGCCGAGCAAGTCAAAGAGCTCATCGCCGCCGGAGCGGACGTCAACGTCAAAGATTTCGCTG GCTGGACTCCACTACATGAAGCATGCAACCTGGGCTATTATGATGTGGCCAAAGTCCTGATCGCTGCAGGCGCAGAGGTCAACACACAGGGGCTAGACGATGACACTCCGTTACACGATGCCTCCAGCAGCGGGCATAAGGAC ATTGTGAAACTGCTGTTGCAGCATGGGGGCAACGCCTTCCAGGCTAACAAACGCGGAGAGCGTCCAGTTGATGTAGCGGACTCTaaggagctggagaagctgctgAAGGGTGAGGCGCCACTGGCCGATTCAGACAACAGTTCCTCAG AATCAGAAGAGCCCTCCGGCGTTGATGACAACAAGGAATACACAGACATtgacagcaaacagaaaaatggaacAGAAGAATCTGCCTCTAGGCCGGGATTGGATGAGTATGAATTcaaggacgaggaggaggaggaggaggaggagaaggaggactCTAGCAAATCACTAAATAAGAGACACATGTTAAGGCGGGAGCCAAGGCAGCAGGAGAAGGATGAGAGGGACAGGAACCGTTTTGGGGCCAAGCAGGACAGGGACAGGCCCCCACGTACCTGCAAGttgaaaaaccaaaaaacagccTGCGTGCTGTACTGCAGCTCTGAGGGCTCGAGTGATGAGACTTcttcagagaggaggagctcctctgtctgttctctcgTTAGTGAGGGGCACGCAGCAGAAGGAAGGGCTAAAAAAGAAACGAACCctacagcagaacaaaaacagaagggaAAAGTCAAGATTAAGaacaaaaatcaaagcaaaaataagGAAAACCAAGAACTGAAAGAGGACAGAGATGAAAACAGTAAAGTTatgttcctctcctctgctgtagCTGGGCTGGAGAACCCAGATAAGACTAGAGAGGAAGACTCTTTCAAGATGTCATTCAGCCCTAAAGATGAAGACTCTGTCCATTTATTTCATCTGTCGTCAGTGATGTCTCCCAAGCGTAACCATAGCACGACTGACAAGATGTCAACCCCTCTCAAACTTGAAAATTTGGGCAGTCCCAGTCAGGTGGACAGCATGAAGTACAACCACCATGTAGAACCAGACACCTCTATGGAGACCTCCAGTACCAGAGGCTTCAAACATAAGGAGAAAAGCAAGCATCACCACAAAGATCTCAGCTTGGATCATGAAGAGAACACCCTGGATAGTACTGAAAGTGCCTTGCAAAAAACCGACAAAGAGGGCAAAATAATCAAGAAACATAAACTGAAACACCAGGAGAACGAGAGGCACAGGAAGGAGAATGAGACTGAGACCGAGAAAGAGAAGCACAGGCAAAGTGACTATGGGAAAGATGGCCGCAAGAATCTGGAGTTTGACAGAGAGTTCTGGAAAGAGAACTTTTTCAAGAGTGATGAAAACGATGAACTTCTGCTTGAGAGAACGGAGTCTCCTCCGTCTGCTCAAAAAACAACAGAGGTGTCCCTTGtcaaagaggagagagcagtgaaagaaaaacacccTCACAGCAAAGACAAGAGGCAGAAAGATGAGCAGGAAAAGGACAGAGATTCTAAAAAGGAGAAGGAGCTTCCATGtaaagaggaaaggagaaaagaagTGGATGTGAGTAAGCAGGAAGATAGGATGGACTGTTGTGTTCCTTACTACGGGTCTGAAGATTCTCCCCACAATACTGGTGTGAAAGAAGAACTGGAGGATCAGCCTATCACTGGAACAGATGCTGAGGAAAAGCTGTTAGATACaccagagagaggagcacaaGACAAAATGGAGAAGAGGTTCTTCGGAAAGGAGAAGGAGTCTGAAAAGGTGGATAAAAAACAttctgacagagagaagagaattAAAACTCAGCACTTTTCGGATAAAAATGAACTCCCCAACTGCagagagaagtggagagagagagaaaaggctgcctcctctcactctcccataGAGAAAAATCACAAGGAGAGTGAAAAGGCAAAGGCAAGCTTGTTGTTGAAAAAGCCCGAGGACAACCAGAAAAGCAAAGACAAACTGGATCGAAAGattgagaaagaaaagcaagaaaaggAACGGTATCTGGCGGAGAACAGGAATAAAGAGAAAAACGGCACAgataagaaaggaaaaacatctgaaaaggtGACAGATATAGGTAGACTTGACAGACTAAGAGAAAAAGAGCGAGACtgtgagaaaaagaagaaagataaaataaagGACATTACTTCTTCCAGCTCAAACTTGAAATTGGTtctggaggagaagaagaacaTTGTATCCGAGAGCAATAAAACATTCCATGAAAAGgtgaaactgaaggaggaaaTGCAGAGGGCTCTGGAAAAAGACGGAAGGGAAAGGGACGGGGACAGAGATGCTGACAAATACAGAGAGCGGGACAGGCCTAAGGAGAAGTCTCAGCAAATGAAAACCAGCAAAACAAAGGTAACTGAGGTAGAGGCTGAAAGAACCAAACCAAAATCCTTGCCTGCACCCAAGAATACCCGTCAGAAAGAGAAAAGGCTCGTTAACGATGATCTAATGCAGACTAGCTTTGAACGAATGCTGAGTTTGAAAGATCAGGAGATTGAGCAGTGGCACAGGAAGCACAAAGAGAAAATCAAgcaaaaagaaagggagaggatgAAGCACCAACCCGGGCCAGAGCTCAGCAAGCTGAAGAACAAAGACAAGCTGAAAAGCTCATCAGGTGAGCCCTGCGTTAGTCAAGAGACGGTGAAGGAGGCCACCAGTGCAAAAACTTTATCCCTGGACACAAAGAGTCTTTCTCATGCTGGAAAGACAGGCTTGTGCCTGGAGAACAGCATTAACCACTCCCCAAGGCCAGAGACTGAGAAGTCTGGTTTGATGTCCAGATCTGCATCTCTGATCTCTGTGGCCAGTTCCGAAGACTCCTGCCAAGCGGCGGCACTTACACCAAGACCCCTTACTGAGCATGACTCAGATTCGATGCTGGAAGGTTTGGATTCTCAGCCGTCCATCTTGCAGTCTTCCAGTACCATGCTCTCAGGCGAGTCAGCAGCTATACATGAAAAAGAATCTGAAGGTTCTCTTGATCTGGTTCATCGAAACAGGTCCTCTCTGCTCAGTAGGCAGGAATCCCCTACCCCAAGATCAAAATTGGATGAAGATGGGAAACCTGTAATCTCTGGTGATAGAGGCTATAATGAGCCCTGCAGGGATGATGCAGTATCCAGTGGAGAGCATTCACAAGCCTCTGCTCCTGTAAACAGTTTGGCTTCTGCTCAGGGAAGCCACAGCAGCCAGGCACTGCTCCCAAGACTCGGTAATTGCAGCTCTGGCAAAGAGAATCTAGGCAATGACAGTGACAATGAGAGGAATAACCCAAGTTGTCATTTATCTCTTAACAATAGCTCTGTTTCAAACCGCAGAGAACCTTCATTGAAGGATTCAGATCAAGCTGGAAGTGCACGTATCAGTCTTTCACATTCAGATGCTTCACAGTGGCCGGCCACGGACGTGAGATTACCCGGTATTGCTGGTCCTGTGCTTGAGACAAATGACCAGTGTACACTCGCAGAAGACTCCAGAGCAGAAGGTTTAACTGAGACAACAGCTTCAGAAGTTACAAGCGTGCAAACTAAGGAATCCCTACCTGTGGACACAACAGGAGTGTTTTCATTGCGTCATCCTTCTCAAAAGTCGCTTTCCACAATGGGAATGACATCGGACTGCTGTGGTGAGAATGAAGATGTGTGCTCAGATTGCAGTGTTATTTTgctgcagagagaagaaaggggtTTACTTTTACCTTCTGAGCCCAAAGCAAACCCAACCTTATATGAGGATACTCTCTGCACTGCAGGTGGAAAATTTGAGGATCAGAGGATGGAAAATGGCATCTGTGATTTGTCTGGAAGGGCCAAAAGTGGATGGGAGAGCAGCACGGGTCCCTTAACGAATTCCATTAGTAGCACAACTGACAGTACTGAGGACTGTAGTCTAAATGCCAGTGCCAGCAGTACTGAAGCTAATGACACTCAGGAAGGTATGGAGACAGATGGTGTTGTTACAGATTATACCAAGCAAAAACCTCTCAAGGAAACCATAAGGTCAAGCGGTTTTCAGTCTTACAAAAATGAATCGGGTAACCGAGTGCTGTCAACTGTCTTGGAATCTAGTCCAGATTGCAAGCATCAAATCGAGGAGATGGCTGACGGTCTAAACAGCGAAGGGAAGAGTGGCTCCGGGGAGATGGGTGAGAACATGAGCCTTCCTGCAGAAGGTGGTCTGCAGGCGCACATCATAACTGATGTAGAGATCAAACTGGGTGAAGAGACGAGCGCCATTCTAGCTCCACCTGAAGAGAAGTTGCAGCATTTGCATCAGGGTGCATGCGACAGTATGCACAGTAGTGCCCCGGGGGATTTGTGCAAGGAGCACAGCGGTGTTCCTTCTGGGCATCCTCCTCAGGCAGGAGATGGGGCCTCTGACGCGTCTGGCGCCAAAACCAAAGTCAGACTTTTGGAAGACGATGACGCTCAGGTGCAACACCCGCGGAAGAGAAAGCTGCACCGCGTCCTTCAGCCCATTCTCCCAGGGCTCACCTTGCAGCAATCCAAGGAGAAGACCCAGCAGTCCCTGGCAGCCATCGTCGACTCGCTCAAGCTAGAGGAGATCCAGCCCTACCAGACTGAGAGGGCCAACCCGTACTACGAGTTCCTGCACATCCGCAAAAAGATTGAGGAGAAGCGGAAAGTTCTGTGCAGTGTCATCCCACAAGCCCCCCAGTACTATGACGAGTATGTGACCTTTAACGGATCCTACCTCTTGGATGGAAACCCACTCAGCAAGCTCTGTATTCCAACT ATAACACCACCTCCCTCGCTCCCCGAGCCACTGAAAGAGATGTTTAAACAGCAGGAGGTTGTTCGAATGAAGCTGCGTTTGCAACACAGCATTGAGCGG GAGAAGCTGATAGTTTCCAACGAGCAAGAGGTTTTGCGTGTCCATTACCGTGCAGCCAGAACACTAGCCAACCAGTCCCTTCCCTTCAGTGCTTGTACAGTTCTGCTGGACGCTGAAGTTTACAACATGCCTCCAGATGCCCAG GGTGATGATTGCAAAACCTCTGTGCGGGACCGATTCAATGCTCGACAGTTTATGTCTTGGTTACAAGACGTTGACGACAAGTTCGATAAGCTGAAG ACCTGCCTCCTGATGCGGCAGCAGCACGAAGCAGCGGCCCTCAACGCGGTGCAGCGGCTCGAGTGGCAGCtgaagctgcaggagctggaccCCACCGCCTACAAGTCCACAAGCATCTTCGAGATCCCCGAGTTCTACATACCGCTCGTCGATGTCAGCGATGACTTTGAACTCGCCCCGATTTGA